One stretch of Hymenobacter chitinivorans DSM 11115 DNA includes these proteins:
- a CDS encoding LytR/AlgR family response regulator transcription factor has product MLRCLIVDDEPMARKLLADYVEKVPFLTLHAACASPLAALQELSSHPIDLLLLDVQMPEITGLALLKILPRQPLVILTTAYSEYALESYDLDVVDYLLKPITLERFLRAVHKAQARLLPGAAPGPTGLVPSPAVPLPAEPAPFLFVKDGTRLVKIRQTDILFVEGLKDYVAIHTRQQRIVSLQRLKTLEQQLPATHFIRIHHSYIVSLEGIDAVFKDKVQIGSRFLPVSESYRKAFRSFIGPDLQ; this is encoded by the coding sequence ATGTTGCGTTGCCTGATTGTGGATGATGAACCCATGGCCCGGAAGCTGCTGGCCGACTACGTGGAGAAAGTGCCGTTCCTGACCCTGCACGCGGCCTGCGCCAGCCCGTTGGCGGCCCTGCAGGAGCTCAGCAGTCACCCTATCGACCTGCTGCTGCTCGATGTGCAGATGCCCGAAATCACCGGCCTGGCTCTGCTCAAGATTCTGCCCCGCCAGCCCCTGGTGATTCTGACCACGGCCTACTCCGAGTACGCCCTGGAAAGCTACGACCTCGACGTGGTCGACTACCTGCTCAAGCCCATTACGCTGGAACGGTTTCTGCGGGCCGTGCACAAGGCCCAGGCCCGGTTGCTGCCCGGTGCTGCTCCGGGCCCAACCGGTCTGGTACCGTCCCCGGCGGTGCCGCTGCCGGCCGAGCCGGCGCCGTTTCTCTTCGTGAAGGATGGCACCCGCCTCGTCAAGATCCGGCAGACCGACATCCTGTTTGTGGAGGGCCTGAAAGACTACGTGGCCATCCACACCCGCCAGCAGCGCATCGTGAGCCTGCAGCGGCTTAAAACCCTGGAGCAGCAGCTGCCCGCCACGCACTTCATCCGGATTCACCATTCTTACATCGTAAGCCTGGAGGGCATCGACGCCGTATTCAAGGACAAGGTGCAGATCGGCAGCCGGTTTCTGCCCGTGAGCGAATCCTACCGCAAAGCCTTCCGCAGCTTCATTGGCCCCGACCTGCAGTAG
- a CDS encoding DUF3108 domain-containing protein, translated as MKLPGLLLALSLTSTAQAQSAVLTTDTLLLTPRRSVDGQLIQPFSARYTMLMRREGQEKPVGSVATSYEYLTRPQQGLALKRSVISFPTGTIVDSGTVDRRTLYPRAHRSHQPNSRTLTLDFAGARVTGFNQVGPQRTAVDLTTPAALFDSFSADLVVLALPLRAGQPFKFAQYVYEKGGQDWVRGRIVGAQPLPAPDGKSSRPAWVVQTFGADKSTVTYWLDAPTRRLLQVEFVRPGRELIMRLAE; from the coding sequence ATGAAACTTCCCGGCTTACTACTGGCCCTGAGCCTGACGAGCACCGCGCAGGCCCAGTCTGCGGTGCTTACCACCGACACGCTGTTGCTCACCCCGCGCCGCAGCGTTGATGGGCAACTTATCCAACCCTTCTCGGCCCGCTACACCATGCTCATGCGCCGCGAGGGTCAGGAAAAGCCCGTCGGCAGCGTGGCTACCTCGTACGAATACCTTACCCGGCCGCAACAGGGACTCGCGCTCAAGCGGTCCGTCATTTCCTTTCCCACCGGCACCATCGTCGACAGTGGCACCGTGGACCGCCGTACGCTCTACCCCCGCGCCCACCGCTCCCACCAGCCCAACAGCCGCACCCTGACCCTGGACTTCGCCGGGGCCCGCGTCACGGGCTTCAACCAGGTGGGCCCCCAGCGCACCGCCGTCGACCTGACCACCCCGGCCGCCCTGTTCGACTCCTTTTCGGCCGACCTGGTGGTGCTGGCCCTGCCACTGCGGGCCGGGCAACCCTTCAAGTTTGCGCAGTACGTGTACGAGAAGGGCGGGCAGGACTGGGTGCGGGGGCGCATTGTGGGCGCCCAGCCCCTGCCCGCCCCCGACGGCAAGTCCAGCCGGCCGGCCTGGGTGGTGCAAACCTTCGGCGCCGATAAAAGCACCGTCACCTACTGGCTCGACGCCCCGACCCGCCGGCTGCTGCAGGTCGAGTTCGTGCGCCCCGGCCGGGAGCTGATTATGCGACTGGCGGAGTGA
- a CDS encoding helix-turn-helix transcriptional regulator: MPRYSTPAPAPHYLAVIRAGLGLTQAQLAGALGVSRHLVTKIEAGQRVLPAAAGIILAWLTQALPPPGPPAPLPALSAEQATPLHTRAAAVAHETQQLLRRLERGQARARRALSWLRAAPALLATLPPAEAERHQCWVEATTAEAEQALEGEGSPVLHRLLEARLAGLRAEAAVLAGYLKEPIASG; this comes from the coding sequence ATGCCCCGCTATTCAACTCCTGCTCCCGCTCCGCACTACCTTGCCGTTATTCGTGCCGGGCTGGGCCTCACCCAGGCGCAGCTGGCCGGCGCCCTAGGCGTGTCGCGGCACTTGGTCACGAAGATAGAAGCCGGGCAGCGGGTATTGCCTGCCGCGGCCGGAATAATTTTGGCCTGGCTCACCCAGGCCTTGCCGCCGCCCGGTCCGCCCGCACCCTTGCCAGCGCTGAGTGCAGAGCAGGCCACGCCGCTGCACACCCGCGCCGCGGCCGTGGCCCACGAAACCCAGCAGCTCCTGCGGCGCCTGGAGCGGGGGCAGGCCCGGGCCCGCCGCGCCCTTAGCTGGCTGCGGGCCGCCCCGGCATTATTAGCTACACTACCTCCGGCCGAAGCTGAGCGGCACCAATGCTGGGTAGAAGCCACCACGGCCGAAGCCGAGCAGGCCCTGGAAGGCGAGGGTAGCCCCGTGCTGCACCGGCTGCTGGAGGCCCGCTTGGCCGGACTGCGGGCCGAGGCGGCCGTGCTGGCGGGGTATCTGAAGGAGCCTATAGCCTCGGGTTAA
- a CDS encoding SusD/RagB family nutrient-binding outer membrane lipoprotein: MKTFRFAKYIVLAGAVGVLGSCDSFLDVNNNPNAVVAAPAGNVLVAAQTQLGFMAGSDLHRFTSLIVQQFAGQGGSAQQPVQYDRGVITGSDVNNAFRFGIYATGLADMQQLINTTQETSPVYAGIAKIMQAYLYGVTTDCFGDIPFTEALKFVENGAPKYDKSEDVYKGILALLDAGVADLKKPSALKPTAEDLIYGGDLVKWEKFANTLKMRLYVHYYPKFPADATKGIGDLLAAQAPVMGSEADNFQLRFEAVVGKTNPIDQFERSSRANQFFPSATLVGIMNTKADPRRTTYFTEFGGAGQYTGAANGAGAAVSTDFSRMHTYLRGARTGTGLQDYAGSAPIRMLTYAEYQFILAEYYARTGNLASAKTAFDAGITASMTMAEIPAAARTAYIAARPALTATNAIQQIIEEKYVANFGVVSEPWVDYRRTGFPQLALPASAQTTAILRILPYSDADRAANPTNTPARTSLIVPSVFWDPGK, from the coding sequence ATGAAGACGTTTCGTTTCGCAAAATATATCGTTCTGGCTGGTGCAGTAGGCGTTTTGGGCTCCTGCGACAGTTTTCTGGACGTGAACAACAACCCCAACGCGGTGGTAGCGGCCCCGGCCGGCAACGTGCTGGTGGCCGCCCAGACCCAGCTGGGCTTTATGGCCGGCTCCGACCTGCACCGCTTCACTTCCCTTATCGTGCAGCAGTTTGCCGGGCAGGGAGGCAGCGCCCAGCAGCCCGTGCAGTACGACCGGGGCGTGATTACGGGCAGCGACGTGAATAACGCGTTCCGCTTTGGCATCTACGCCACGGGCCTGGCCGACATGCAGCAGCTGATTAACACCACCCAGGAAACCAGCCCAGTATATGCTGGTATTGCCAAGATCATGCAGGCCTACCTGTATGGCGTTACTACCGACTGCTTCGGGGATATTCCTTTCACGGAGGCGCTGAAGTTTGTCGAAAACGGGGCGCCCAAGTACGATAAGTCGGAGGACGTGTACAAAGGCATCCTGGCGTTGCTCGACGCGGGTGTGGCCGATCTGAAAAAGCCCAGCGCCCTGAAGCCTACGGCGGAAGACCTGATTTACGGTGGTGACCTGGTCAAGTGGGAAAAGTTTGCCAACACGCTGAAAATGCGGCTCTATGTTCACTACTACCCCAAGTTCCCGGCGGACGCCACCAAGGGTATCGGGGATTTGCTGGCTGCCCAGGCGCCGGTAATGGGCAGTGAGGCTGACAACTTTCAATTACGCTTCGAGGCAGTAGTTGGTAAAACCAACCCCATTGACCAGTTCGAACGGTCGTCCCGGGCCAACCAGTTTTTCCCCAGCGCCACGCTGGTAGGTATCATGAATACCAAAGCCGACCCGCGGCGCACCACGTATTTCACCGAGTTTGGCGGCGCAGGCCAGTATACGGGTGCCGCCAACGGGGCCGGCGCTGCGGTTAGCACCGACTTCTCGCGCATGCACACCTACCTGCGAGGGGCCCGCACGGGTACCGGCCTGCAGGATTACGCTGGCTCGGCTCCCATCCGGATGTTGACTTACGCCGAGTACCAGTTTATTCTGGCTGAGTACTACGCCCGCACCGGCAACCTGGCCAGCGCCAAAACGGCCTTCGACGCGGGTATTACGGCTTCCATGACCATGGCGGAGATACCCGCGGCGGCGCGCACGGCCTACATTGCGGCCCGCCCCGCGCTTACGGCCACCAACGCTATTCAGCAGATCATCGAGGAAAAATACGTGGCCAATTTTGGCGTCGTCTCGGAGCCCTGGGTGGATTACCGCCGCACGGGCTTCCCGCAGCTGGCGTTGCCGGCATCGGCCCAGACCACGGCCATCCTGCGGATTCTGCCCTATTCGGATGCCGACCGGGCCGCCAACCCCACCAATACCCCGGCGCGCACCAGCCTGATTGTGCCCAGCGTATTCTGGGACCCGGGCAAATAG
- a CDS encoding alpha-2-macroglobulin: MLTRRLSRLPLLVLLLLLCACSKSGPNADSSPEGEEISPYQNIVFTFDEPVGEGRVSRWDTLQYVEFEPAVRGKFKWTSDRELTFSPSEPFRPATAFAAQWRPVALEALKLKKEPPLSKRKFHTPGLTMHEPQLFWSQSRRVAGTAEMRANLLFNYAVKPADIQPLLKVTQDGKPVAFEVVSAEADSIVGVALTQDVRPGSPITLELAPGLHPVGSDRATTTPLTAQVAVPDQQTLLVREVVASIVDGDPVITVLTNQPVSAAEIPALLTVEPAVDYSVEALESGFTLKGGFDVDKTYQISLRSGLRGALGGQLPEPFTQTAAFVEERPSLSFANGDKAMYLDALGTRNLGVRIAEIEKVQVTIAKVYANNIQQLLRGGQQYGYDYDEEGGEEGDGGDGGYEDKSYNYYDVEQLGNVLTERTYTVAGMPKENGMRLLNLSFKDLEFTGPMKGLYVVKVQDTERQWLQVSKLVSVSDIGLIVKQGKAGRTLVFANSIRSAKALSGVNVRFVSSNNQVISSATTNSAGVAVFDSTAATSRFRLTMVTAQRESDFTFLNLPTSRVETSRFDVGGLQSNAARYQAFLYGDRDLYRPGDTIQTNTVIRTEGWQAPPANLPVKIRLLLPTGKEYANLRKKLSADGSFESRFILPAGIMTGLYTLEVLTGNDVLLTSRTISVEEFIPDRLKVTVKAAPAVAGPGQAVNANITAVNLFGPPASDRKFEVEFSLKEKPFTPKKYADYNFYINTGENKRRGYGYEENTAISDRFEKTVREGTTDASGNGTATYEVPDYEDLGTLEGSAFATVFDESGRPVNRLATFEVQTQPVMFGIQNLPELVSTRQAQTLRFVALTPKTAQPARAEAQIKVVRLLWETVIERQGGRYRYTSQKREVAILTQNRTIDGMFTLDFTPASSGEYEVRIARPGAATYVASHIYAYGYGDTQSNSFEVNNEGEVTIEADKEKYQPGETAKLLLKTPFAGRVLITVERDKVLDHFYVDTDEKSARVSIPIRGNHVPNIYVTATAIREITDNRLPLTVARGFVPLTVEKPGAKLPVALTVAEQSRSQTWQTIEASTAPGAAVTFAVVDEGILQMKDYRTPDPYAYFYQKRALEVNAYDVYPFLLPELGTSSSGGDGADLSRRTTPVPSRRVKLLAKWSGVLRADANGKVRYKVRIPQFSGAVRVMAVAYKGDAFGSAEQTMRIADPVVISTSLPRFLSPGDTIDVPVTLTNTTGKAAKASVTIATTGPVQSIQTGDAMTNEARFASLPANKETQIRFRLFAGRSPQTIPATSIIGNASVKITVSADGSKEQFTETIEIPVRPASPLEKVSGSGVVQGGRNQALNLKTAFIPSTLRSQLVVSRSPMTEFAKDLRYLLQYPYGCLEQTVSAAFPQLYYADLTATLSQKTGKQTKGTRFNPNYNVQEAIRKIESQQLYNGSLSYWPGGDYDNWWATTYAAHFLLEAQRAGFEVNKSHLDKVLQYLQARTRKRETEEYDYFDVSTIARRKVIAKKEIPYSIYVLALAGRQDPVALNYYKSNRQLLAQDSRFLLAAAQAVGGNQKAYRDLLPTTFTETAAHRAFDGSFYSPIRDEALVLNSLLEVDPGNALVPKLTRQLSRQVKQASWLNTQERSFSLLALGKVARQNAKSTATASLLADAREIGKFTGTDLTVNNVANRQVSLRTTGTGSLYYFWETEGVSATNTVREEDSFLKVRRDFLDRNGKPVSSTTFRQNDLVVVRITIQSATAAGEVPNVAITDLLPAGLEIENPRIGAVRDIDWATDAATPDYLDMRDDRINLFTTVTPGGKSFYYVARAVSKGTFRLGPVSADAMYNAEYHSYNGAGVVRVK; this comes from the coding sequence ATGCTTACCCGCCGCTTATCTCGCCTGCCTTTGCTGGTGTTGCTGCTATTGCTATGCGCCTGCTCCAAGTCGGGCCCCAACGCTGATTCCAGCCCCGAGGGCGAGGAAATCAGCCCCTACCAAAACATTGTATTCACCTTCGACGAGCCCGTGGGCGAAGGCCGCGTGAGTCGCTGGGACACGCTGCAGTACGTGGAGTTTGAGCCCGCCGTGCGCGGCAAGTTCAAGTGGACCAGTGACCGGGAACTGACCTTCTCCCCTTCCGAGCCCTTCCGGCCCGCTACGGCCTTTGCCGCCCAGTGGCGGCCAGTGGCTTTGGAAGCCCTCAAGCTCAAGAAGGAGCCGCCGCTGAGCAAGCGCAAATTCCACACCCCGGGCCTGACGATGCACGAGCCCCAGCTGTTCTGGAGCCAGAGCCGGCGGGTGGCGGGCACGGCCGAAATGCGCGCCAACCTGCTCTTCAACTACGCCGTGAAGCCGGCCGATATTCAGCCCCTGCTCAAAGTAACCCAGGACGGCAAGCCCGTAGCCTTCGAGGTCGTGTCGGCGGAGGCCGACAGCATCGTGGGCGTGGCCCTGACCCAGGACGTGCGCCCCGGCTCCCCCATCACCCTGGAGCTGGCCCCCGGCCTGCACCCCGTGGGCTCGGACCGGGCCACGACTACGCCTCTCACCGCGCAAGTGGCCGTGCCCGACCAGCAAACCCTGCTCGTGCGCGAAGTGGTGGCCTCTATCGTGGACGGTGACCCGGTCATTACGGTGCTCACCAACCAGCCCGTATCAGCGGCGGAAATACCGGCCCTGCTCACCGTGGAGCCGGCCGTGGATTACTCGGTGGAAGCCTTAGAAAGCGGCTTTACTCTGAAAGGTGGCTTTGATGTAGACAAGACCTACCAGATTAGTTTGCGCAGCGGGTTACGCGGAGCCCTGGGCGGGCAGCTTCCGGAGCCCTTCACCCAAACGGCCGCCTTCGTGGAGGAGCGGCCCAGTCTGAGCTTCGCCAACGGCGACAAGGCCATGTACCTTGACGCGCTGGGCACCCGCAATCTGGGCGTGCGCATCGCCGAAATCGAGAAGGTGCAGGTCACCATTGCCAAGGTCTACGCCAACAACATTCAGCAGCTCTTGCGCGGTGGCCAGCAGTACGGCTACGACTACGACGAGGAAGGCGGCGAAGAAGGTGACGGCGGCGACGGTGGCTACGAAGACAAGTCGTACAACTACTACGACGTAGAGCAGCTGGGCAACGTGCTGACCGAGCGCACCTACACCGTGGCCGGCATGCCCAAGGAAAACGGGATGCGCCTGCTCAACCTGAGCTTCAAGGACCTGGAGTTTACGGGGCCAATGAAAGGGCTGTACGTGGTGAAAGTACAGGATACCGAGCGGCAGTGGCTGCAGGTGAGCAAGCTAGTGTCGGTGTCGGATATCGGCCTGATTGTCAAGCAGGGCAAGGCCGGCCGCACGCTGGTATTTGCCAACTCGATTCGCAGCGCCAAGGCCCTGAGCGGGGTCAACGTGCGCTTCGTAAGCTCCAACAACCAAGTCATCAGCAGCGCCACCACCAATAGCGCCGGCGTGGCCGTCTTCGACAGCACCGCCGCTACCAGCCGCTTCCGCCTGACGATGGTCACGGCCCAGCGCGAGTCGGACTTCACCTTCCTGAATTTGCCCACGAGCCGGGTGGAAACCTCGCGCTTCGACGTGGGCGGCCTGCAAAGCAACGCGGCCCGTTACCAAGCCTTCCTCTACGGCGACCGGGACCTGTACCGCCCCGGCGACACGATTCAAACCAACACCGTGATTCGTACCGAGGGCTGGCAGGCCCCACCGGCCAACCTGCCGGTGAAAATCCGCCTGCTGCTGCCTACTGGCAAGGAATACGCCAACCTGCGCAAGAAGCTTTCGGCCGACGGCTCCTTCGAGTCGCGCTTTATCCTGCCCGCCGGCATCATGACCGGCCTCTACACGCTGGAAGTGCTGACCGGCAACGACGTACTGCTCACCTCACGCACCATTTCGGTGGAGGAATTTATTCCCGACCGGCTGAAGGTGACGGTGAAAGCCGCGCCGGCCGTAGCGGGTCCGGGCCAGGCGGTGAATGCCAACATCACGGCCGTGAACCTGTTTGGCCCGCCGGCATCCGACCGGAAGTTTGAGGTGGAATTCTCGCTCAAGGAAAAGCCGTTTACGCCCAAGAAGTACGCCGACTACAACTTCTACATCAACACCGGCGAAAACAAGCGCCGCGGCTACGGCTACGAGGAAAACACCGCCATTTCCGACCGGTTCGAGAAAACCGTGCGCGAAGGCACTACCGACGCCAGCGGCAACGGCACGGCCACCTACGAGGTACCCGATTACGAAGACCTCGGCACGCTCGAAGGCTCGGCCTTCGCCACGGTGTTCGACGAAAGCGGCCGGCCTGTGAACCGCCTGGCCACCTTCGAAGTGCAGACCCAGCCGGTGATGTTCGGCATTCAGAACCTGCCCGAGCTGGTCAGCACCCGCCAGGCCCAGACCCTGCGCTTCGTGGCCCTAACGCCCAAGACGGCCCAGCCCGCCCGGGCCGAAGCCCAGATCAAGGTGGTGCGCCTGCTGTGGGAAACGGTGATTGAGCGCCAGGGTGGGCGCTACCGCTACACCTCGCAGAAGCGCGAGGTAGCCATCCTGACCCAGAACCGCACCATCGACGGCATGTTCACGCTCGACTTCACCCCGGCTTCCTCGGGCGAGTACGAGGTGCGCATTGCCCGCCCGGGCGCGGCGACCTACGTAGCCAGCCATATTTACGCCTACGGCTACGGCGACACCCAGAGCAATTCCTTCGAGGTCAACAACGAGGGCGAGGTGACGATTGAGGCTGATAAGGAGAAATACCAGCCCGGCGAAACGGCCAAGCTCCTGCTCAAAACGCCCTTTGCCGGCCGGGTGCTCATCACCGTGGAGCGCGACAAGGTGCTCGACCATTTCTACGTCGATACCGATGAGAAGTCGGCCCGGGTGAGCATTCCGATTCGGGGCAACCACGTGCCCAACATCTACGTGACGGCCACCGCCATTCGCGAAATTACCGACAACCGCCTGCCGCTGACCGTGGCCCGGGGCTTCGTGCCGCTGACGGTGGAAAAGCCCGGCGCCAAGCTGCCCGTGGCCCTGACCGTAGCCGAGCAGAGCCGCTCCCAAACCTGGCAGACCATCGAGGCCAGCACCGCGCCGGGTGCGGCCGTGACCTTTGCCGTGGTCGATGAGGGCATTCTGCAGATGAAGGATTACCGCACGCCCGACCCCTACGCCTACTTCTACCAGAAGCGCGCCCTGGAGGTGAATGCCTACGACGTGTACCCCTTCCTGCTGCCCGAGCTGGGTACCAGCTCCTCCGGCGGCGACGGGGCCGACCTCTCGCGCCGCACCACGCCCGTGCCCTCGCGCCGGGTGAAGCTGCTGGCCAAGTGGAGCGGGGTGCTGCGGGCCGATGCCAACGGCAAAGTGCGCTACAAAGTGCGCATTCCGCAGTTCAGCGGGGCCGTGCGCGTCATGGCCGTGGCCTATAAGGGCGACGCTTTCGGCTCGGCCGAGCAAACCATGCGCATCGCCGACCCGGTGGTTATCAGCACCAGCCTCCCCCGCTTCCTCAGCCCCGGCGATACGATTGACGTGCCCGTGACGCTGACGAACACGACAGGGAAGGCAGCAAAAGCTTCCGTTACTATTGCTACCACAGGTCCGGTTCAATCAATTCAAACCGGTGACGCCATGACGAATGAAGCGCGGTTTGCGTCGTTGCCAGCCAACAAGGAAACGCAGATTCGCTTCAGGCTTTTTGCCGGCCGTAGTCCACAGACGATTCCCGCTACCAGCATTATTGGTAATGCCTCCGTTAAAATTACGGTCAGTGCAGACGGCAGCAAGGAGCAGTTCACCGAAACCATTGAAATACCCGTCCGCCCGGCTTCCCCGCTGGAAAAGGTATCCGGCTCGGGCGTGGTGCAAGGTGGTCGTAACCAGGCGCTGAACCTGAAAACGGCCTTCATTCCCTCTACCCTGCGCAGTCAGCTGGTGGTGAGCCGCTCGCCGATGACGGAGTTTGCCAAGGATTTGCGCTACCTGTTGCAGTACCCCTACGGCTGCCTGGAGCAAACCGTGTCGGCGGCTTTCCCCCAGCTCTACTACGCGGATCTGACGGCCACGCTCAGCCAGAAAACCGGCAAGCAGACCAAGGGCACACGCTTCAACCCAAACTACAACGTGCAGGAAGCCATCCGCAAAATCGAGTCCCAGCAGCTCTACAACGGCAGCCTGAGCTACTGGCCCGGCGGCGACTACGACAACTGGTGGGCCACCACATACGCCGCCCACTTCCTGCTCGAAGCCCAGCGCGCCGGCTTCGAAGTCAACAAGAGCCACCTCGACAAGGTGCTGCAATACCTGCAAGCCCGCACCCGCAAGCGCGAAACCGAGGAGTACGACTACTTCGACGTGAGCACCATTGCCCGCCGTAAGGTCATTGCCAAAAAGGAAATTCCCTATAGCATCTACGTGCTGGCGTTGGCCGGCCGCCAAGATCCGGTGGCCTTGAACTACTATAAGTCGAACCGGCAGCTGCTGGCCCAGGACTCACGCTTCCTGCTGGCAGCGGCTCAGGCCGTGGGTGGCAACCAGAAAGCCTACCGCGACCTGCTGCCCACCACCTTCACCGAAACGGCCGCTCACCGCGCCTTCGACGGCTCGTTCTACTCCCCCATCCGCGACGAGGCCCTGGTGCTCAACTCCCTGCTCGAAGTTGACCCCGGCAACGCCCTGGTGCCCAAGCTCACCCGCCAGCTCAGCCGGCAGGTCAAGCAGGCGTCGTGGCTCAATACCCAGGAACGGTCCTTTTCGCTGCTGGCCCTGGGCAAAGTAGCCCGCCAAAACGCCAAGAGCACCGCCACGGCTTCCTTGCTGGCCGATGCCCGGGAAATCGGCAAGTTTACGGGCACGGATTTGACGGTGAATAACGTAGCCAACCGCCAGGTAAGCCTACGCACGACGGGCACGGGCAGCCTGTATTACTTCTGGGAAACTGAGGGTGTGTCGGCCACCAACACCGTGCGCGAGGAAGATTCCTTCCTCAAAGTGCGCCGCGACTTCCTGGACCGTAACGGCAAACCCGTCAGCAGCACTACTTTCCGGCAAAACGACTTGGTGGTGGTGCGCATCACGATTCAATCGGCCACCGCGGCCGGGGAAGTGCCCAACGTGGCCATTACCGACCTGCTGCCCGCCGGCCTGGAAATTGAGAATCCACGCATCGGGGCCGTGCGCGACATCGACTGGGCCACGGACGCCGCCACGCCCGACTACCTCGACATGCGCGACGACCGGATCAACCTGTTCACCACCGTCACCCCCGGGGGCAAGTCGTTCTACTACGTGGCCCGGGCCGTGTCGAAGGGCACCTTCCGCCTGGGCCCGGTGAGTGCCGACGCCATGTACAACGCCGAATACCACAGCTACAACGGCGCAGGCGTAGTGCGGGTAAAATAG
- a CDS encoding protease inhibitor I42 family protein, translating to MRIRRYFGFRLQAILLRLVLLLSAVLAYSSLQAQGITTLTAADNGRQVQLNVGDQLVIRLPTAAPRYGWRLAQNYPGQLLVTSSHTLPGMSSGVPGAPATHEIHMQAIGPGGFDLALVSAVPGSGYFPLGSFFHAYVTINQPGVAKNVNISEYGNHGQVTVNKGDQLLIKLGTTVGSEYAWEAIPSEGNIVQLVGQQKEEPKKKKAKPGSAQEVAFQFQALNPGQTTVRFIYRNTTNNEAPPARDFELAVTVPEPPR from the coding sequence ATGCGCATCCGCCGTTACTTTGGTTTCCGGCTTCAAGCCATACTGCTTCGCCTGGTGCTGCTGCTCAGCGCAGTGCTAGCTTACTCTTCCCTGCAAGCCCAGGGCATCACCACGCTCACGGCCGCCGACAATGGCCGGCAGGTGCAGCTGAACGTGGGCGACCAGCTCGTTATCCGGCTCCCTACGGCCGCCCCGCGCTATGGCTGGCGGCTGGCCCAAAATTACCCGGGCCAACTGCTGGTAACCAGCAGCCACACGCTGCCGGGCATGAGCAGCGGCGTGCCGGGCGCCCCGGCCACCCACGAAATTCACATGCAAGCCATTGGGCCGGGGGGCTTCGATTTGGCCCTTGTGTCGGCAGTGCCAGGCTCGGGCTACTTCCCGCTGGGGAGCTTTTTCCATGCCTACGTCACGATCAATCAGCCGGGCGTGGCCAAAAACGTGAACATCAGCGAGTATGGCAACCACGGCCAGGTAACGGTTAACAAGGGCGACCAGCTCCTGATTAAGCTGGGCACCACCGTGGGCTCGGAGTATGCCTGGGAAGCAATTCCCAGTGAAGGCAACATTGTGCAGCTGGTCGGGCAGCAGAAAGAAGAACCCAAAAAGAAGAAGGCCAAGCCCGGCAGCGCCCAGGAAGTGGCGTTTCAGTTTCAGGCCCTGAACCCCGGACAAACCACCGTGCGCTTTATCTACCGCAACACCACCAACAACGAAGCCCCACCGGCCCGCGACTTTGAGCTGGCCGTAACCGTACCTGAGCCGCCCCGGTAG
- a CDS encoding sensor histidine kinase, producing the protein MLGLLRRHRVLLLHLSFWGVYFSFYFYQISREAGWRLALANSLVPLVSNLLIGYLNFFYLLPRGLRRQQLGRYLLELAAPFTLVVALRVAVQRQLAVGQMQQSYMESGAFVLSVVVGTLFIVAFLSMLHFVVGWFALDARTKALENEQLTAELKLLKAQINPHFLFNTLNNLYYLAYTQSPNTPEVVAKLAQMMRYMIYESNHATVALSQEIEYMQNYVSLEKLRLNAPIAVQFVVEGPVEGVRIAPLLLITFLENAFKHGVSTTDPNAWVSVLIRLHGPECVCTVANGRLPHPAPVPAAPVPAAAGTGLQNLHRRLALHYPGRHALRVDDSPAEYRVHLTLTLA; encoded by the coding sequence ATGCTCGGGCTTCTTCGCCGCCACCGGGTGCTACTGCTGCACCTCTCGTTCTGGGGCGTCTACTTTTCGTTTTACTTCTACCAGATCAGCCGGGAGGCGGGCTGGCGGCTGGCGTTGGCCAACTCGCTGGTGCCGCTGGTGAGCAACCTGCTTATCGGCTACCTCAACTTCTTCTACCTGCTGCCCCGGGGACTGCGGCGGCAGCAGCTTGGGCGCTACCTGCTGGAGCTGGCCGCTCCCTTCACGCTGGTGGTAGCGCTGCGCGTGGCGGTGCAGCGGCAGCTGGCGGTGGGGCAGATGCAGCAGAGCTACATGGAATCGGGGGCCTTCGTGCTGTCGGTGGTGGTGGGTACCTTGTTTATCGTGGCCTTCCTGAGCATGCTGCACTTCGTGGTGGGCTGGTTTGCCCTCGACGCCCGCACCAAGGCCCTGGAAAACGAGCAGCTGACGGCCGAGCTCAAGCTGCTCAAGGCCCAGATCAACCCCCACTTTCTCTTCAACACGCTCAACAACCTCTACTATTTGGCCTACACCCAGTCGCCGAACACGCCGGAGGTGGTGGCCAAGCTGGCCCAGATGATGCGCTACATGATTTACGAGTCGAACCACGCTACCGTGGCCCTGAGTCAGGAAATCGAGTACATGCAGAACTACGTGAGCCTGGAAAAGCTGCGCCTCAACGCCCCGATTGCCGTGCAGTTCGTGGTTGAGGGCCCGGTGGAGGGGGTGCGTATTGCCCCGCTGCTGCTCATTACCTTTCTGGAAAATGCCTTCAAGCACGGCGTCAGTACCACCGACCCTAATGCCTGGGTTTCGGTGCTGATCCGGCTGCACGGCCCCGAGTGCGTTTGCACGGTGGCCAACGGCCGGCTGCCCCACCCCGCCCCGGTACCAGCCGCCCCGGTACCAGCCGCCGCGGGTACGGGCCTGCAAAACCTGCACCGCCGCCTGGCTTTGCACTACCCCGGCCGGCACGCGCTGCGGGTAGACGACAGCCCCGCTGAGTACCGCGTCCACCTCACCCTAACCCTGGCCTGA